A stretch of the Longimicrobiales bacterium genome encodes the following:
- a CDS encoding TonB-dependent receptor — translation MKRAVVAILLVTGAGPASAQEPSETTRGDSVFRIEMIRVETARPATTAGGAAAVEVNLDSLHVAPVSTVADVLRGLPLVQVRTNSRGEVQFALRGSGTDTRQAAVLVDGIPLTLGWDARTDLSVIPTTAARTLTLTRGAPSVLYGPNALGGVVTIGVVSTLGPDERPSLELGSGIDHTGGHALSATGTAPLDISGGTLVVRGGAGYRERDALLRAEDVPVTWSGDADELPNSDVRQVDGFLGARYTADGGAWMSLSTFGFDAVRGVLPELHSSEPRLWRYPNVSRVVTGLSGGTGIRNAIAGGTGDLEAAVGVDVGSTDIDSYRTLAYDALDGQEQGDDRTLTLRLLGDHTLGDSGNLSGALTWAEIRHDERIDAGPEVRYRQRLWSAALESTIRIGDVVGLRDARLTVGGVVDGADTPETGGRPEQEALRAWGARVGATAVAADGGLLLHAAASRRARFPALRELYSGALGRFEPNPELEPERLVVGELGATMRLGRAEVQAVGFTHRLSDAVVRVSTSAGNFQRVNRDEMRSYGVELLALIPFGPLQIAADATFQDVELRDPTTPEDEAEPEYQPAFVAGLNVSAPLLAGIGGAVQLRHTGRQYCVNPDVGGNEELAAWTRVDAQLSRGFGVRQGGLLSRGQVTLALDNATDSALYDQCGLPQPGRTLRLQLRLF, via the coding sequence GTGAAGCGAGCCGTCGTAGCGATACTGCTGGTGACAGGTGCAGGTCCCGCCTCCGCGCAGGAGCCATCCGAAACGACGAGGGGGGACAGCGTTTTCCGGATCGAGATGATCCGCGTCGAGACGGCGCGGCCGGCGACGACGGCAGGCGGTGCGGCCGCGGTCGAGGTGAACCTCGACTCACTCCACGTGGCGCCGGTGTCGACGGTCGCGGATGTGCTGCGCGGGCTGCCGCTGGTGCAGGTGCGCACCAACTCGCGCGGCGAGGTGCAGTTCGCGCTGCGCGGCTCGGGAACCGATACGCGGCAGGCGGCAGTGCTCGTCGACGGCATCCCGCTCACGCTGGGGTGGGACGCGCGCACAGACCTGTCCGTGATTCCGACCACGGCCGCGCGCACACTCACGCTGACGCGCGGAGCTCCCTCCGTGCTGTACGGTCCGAACGCGCTCGGTGGTGTCGTGACGATCGGCGTCGTCTCCACGCTCGGCCCGGACGAACGGCCATCGCTCGAGCTCGGCAGCGGGATCGATCACACCGGAGGGCATGCGCTTTCTGCGACCGGCACGGCGCCGCTGGACATCAGCGGCGGCACACTCGTGGTGCGCGGTGGCGCCGGGTACCGGGAGCGTGATGCGCTGCTGCGCGCGGAGGATGTGCCGGTCACCTGGAGCGGCGATGCCGACGAGCTGCCGAACAGCGACGTGCGGCAGGTCGATGGGTTCCTCGGCGCACGCTACACCGCCGATGGCGGCGCCTGGATGTCGCTGTCCACGTTCGGCTTCGATGCGGTCCGCGGCGTTCTGCCGGAGCTGCATTCGAGCGAGCCGCGGCTGTGGCGCTACCCGAACGTGTCGCGCGTCGTTACCGGGCTGTCCGGCGGGACCGGCATACGGAACGCAATCGCCGGCGGAACGGGCGACCTGGAGGCGGCTGTCGGGGTCGACGTGGGCAGCACCGACATCGACAGCTACCGCACACTGGCGTATGACGCTCTCGATGGGCAGGAGCAGGGTGACGACCGCACGCTGACACTGCGCCTGCTCGGTGATCACACGCTGGGTGACAGCGGCAATCTGAGTGGCGCGCTGACTTGGGCGGAGATCAGGCACGACGAGCGCATCGATGCGGGACCGGAGGTGCGCTACCGTCAGCGCCTCTGGAGCGCCGCGCTGGAGAGCACCATCAGGATCGGTGACGTGGTCGGCCTGCGCGACGCCCGACTCACCGTCGGCGGGGTAGTCGACGGAGCCGATACGCCGGAAACAGGTGGCCGGCCCGAACAGGAGGCACTGCGCGCGTGGGGCGCGCGCGTCGGTGCGACGGCCGTGGCGGCGGACGGGGGGCTGCTGCTGCACGCTGCAGCCAGCCGGCGGGCGCGCTTTCCGGCGCTGCGCGAGCTGTACTCCGGCGCGCTCGGCCGCTTCGAGCCGAACCCGGAGCTCGAGCCGGAGCGGCTGGTCGTCGGTGAGCTCGGAGCGACGATGCGCCTCGGTAGAGCAGAGGTGCAGGCGGTCGGCTTCACGCACCGGTTGAGCGACGCTGTCGTACGGGTCAGCACTTCCGCCGGCAACTTCCAGCGGGTGAACCGGGACGAGATGCGCAGCTACGGCGTCGAGCTGCTCGCGCTGATCCCGTTCGGACCGCTGCAGATCGCAGCGGACGCGACCTTCCAGGATGTCGAGCTGCGCGACCCCACGACACCGGAAGACGAGGCCGAGCCGGAGTACCAGCCTGCCTTTGTCGCCGGGCTCAACGTCAGTGCTCCGCTGCTCGCCGGCATCGGGGGTGCCGTGCAGCTCCGCCACACGGGCAGGCAGTACTGCGTGAACCCCGATGTGGGAGGCAACGAGGAGCTCGCCGCGTGGACACGCGTGGATGCGCAGCTGTCCCGCGGCTTCGGCGTGCGGCAGGGCGGGCTGCTCTCGCGCGGTCAGGTCACGCTCGCGCTCGACAACGCTACCGACTCGGCGCTGTACGACCAGTGCGGGCTCCCGCAGCCCGGGCGCACGCTGCGGTTGCAGCTGCGGTTGTTCTGA
- a CDS encoding alkaline phosphatase family protein, whose protein sequence is MMRGPVLLLFLDGVGLASEDEHNPFAHARLPVLRSLLGGAPPLAEHAGLQTSHASLHALDAVLGMAGLPQSGTGQAALFTGVDAIALHGRHFGPWVPTALRPMLAEQNLLVRSQAEGRDVAFANAYPEEAVAMLRDGARRLPSFLRAGPPIAAHAAGLLTLHTRELAQGAAVASEITNTGWREKLQRDVPDITPAQAGHNLAGIVRAHDLTMFAHYQTDTVGHTRELGPAIAALEKVDAFIGGLLDALPENAIVVIASDHGNIEDVRMQHTRNPALGMVIGPVAGRAELGAITDVAPFIQRVLRGT, encoded by the coding sequence ATGATGCGCGGCCCCGTTCTGCTGCTGTTCCTCGACGGGGTCGGTCTTGCGTCGGAAGACGAGCACAACCCGTTCGCACACGCGCGACTGCCCGTGCTGCGCTCTCTGCTGGGCGGCGCGCCGCCGCTGGCGGAACATGCCGGCCTGCAGACGTCGCATGCATCGCTCCATGCACTCGATGCGGTGCTCGGCATGGCGGGGCTGCCGCAGAGCGGTACCGGACAGGCGGCGCTCTTCACGGGTGTCGACGCGATCGCACTGCATGGCCGGCACTTCGGCCCGTGGGTCCCCACGGCGCTGCGGCCGATGCTCGCCGAGCAGAACCTGCTCGTCCGATCACAGGCGGAGGGCCGCGACGTCGCGTTCGCGAACGCCTATCCGGAGGAAGCGGTGGCAATGCTGCGTGACGGTGCACGCAGGCTTCCCTCGTTCCTGCGTGCCGGGCCGCCGATCGCCGCGCACGCTGCCGGGCTGCTGACGCTGCACACGCGCGAGCTCGCACAGGGCGCCGCCGTGGCGAGCGAGATCACGAACACCGGGTGGCGCGAGAAGCTGCAGCGCGATGTACCGGACATCACGCCGGCGCAGGCGGGTCACAACCTGGCCGGGATCGTCCGTGCGCACGACCTGACGATGTTTGCGCATTACCAGACGGACACGGTCGGGCATACACGCGAGCTGGGGCCCGCCATCGCCGCTCTCGAGAAGGTGGACGCGTTCATCGGTGGGTTGCTGGATGCACTGCCGGAGAACGCGATCGTCGTGATCGCCAGCGATCACGGGAACATCGAGGATGTCCGCATGCAGCACACACGCAATCCCGCCCTCGGCATGGTGATCGGGCCGGTGGCAGGACGTGCGGAGCTGGGCGCGATCACGGACGTTGCGCCGTTCATACAGCGGGTCCTGCGAGGAACCTGA